The following nucleotide sequence is from Leishmania mexicana MHOM/GT/2001/U1103 complete genome, chromosome 24.
TcgcgggcggcgctgcgcgtcaTCGGCACTTCCTTCGGCGGGTACTCCGCCGTGTAGTTGGTAATGCCGTCGAAAGGGAGGCTATTCTGCAGGGTGTCGTCCGCCTTGAAGCTCTTTGGCGGCTTCGGCAGCCTACCCTGCTCGGCCAGGTCACGCACTGGTTCCTCCATCGCCCCCTTCGTCGTCACGTACGTGCCCGGCAGTTTCGGGAGCGGGGTTTCCTTGCGTTTAGTACGGTTGTAGTCAGGCATCCAGCCTGGAAAGTCGGCGCGGTTGGTTGTAGTGCCTTCAAACGgcagtggtgccgctgcggcctcaCGGGGCTTGTAAGACTCCGCCGGGCGCAAGTCCTTACCCTTCAGCAAGTCCGCTGCTTCCTGCTTCGTCGTTTTGAAGTGGCCGGGCTCTGCCTTGGAGGGAAACACCGTCTGCCGCGCCTTGCGAGGCCGCTCTCGCACAATGTTCTTGCCAACGTACTCATCGCGGTAGGTAGTCTCCCCAACGAACGGGACGCGCAGGCCGGGGCACTGGTGCTTGCCGCACTCGCAAATACGGCACACACAGGTGCGGCCATCGCCGTAGTCGAGACTGGCGACGGAGTGCAGCTGCGTCATGATGCCGTAGAGGTGTTGCTTCTCTgatgaggtggaggggggaggggctacGTCGGTGCTCAGTGGTGGCTTGTGTATGCGCGTCTGAGGACAGCGTGGAggccacacgcgcgcgcggagaGCGAGGCCACTGCAGGGGGCAgtggggcaggggaggggggaaactCCAGAGATAACAGGACGACAAAACCCGCTGGAGTCGCTGGGGTaaggggtgggaggaggagataaGACAACGAGAAGAGCAAGCGGCGTGCAGCGAAGGGGCGAAagggaggtgtgcgtgtgtgtgaggagcggctgttctagggaggggggggggactgtGAGCTTGTGAAGCCGCACCGTGTCATTAGAAAtgagaaaagggaagggagatggaggcgtGTGGGcggatgtgctgctgcggtttGGCGGCCCGCACGGACGCGCACGCAaacacgcgtgtgcggctCTTCCTTCATCCCTCTGCCCCTCCGCGTTGGAGTCCCTCACCGCGTGTTGCATCGCCTGTGGCGGTGGGGTCAGCGCACAGACGTACAGCACAGATCCACGCGCGAAGGTGCCTTCCACCTCCGCGCGCCCACCGTGTGactggagggagaggaggtgggggtaagggggaaggggctgAGAGACAGGGAGGGCGCTCGAGAGTTGGACGCAGCGCGACACATAGACGTGGCAGATGCCATCCCAGCACCCGTGATGGGAGATGGCGAAGGGCAAAGCGCATTTGTagaagggaggaagacgcgcacacactccGCGTAGAGCTCAAGGACGAGAGAGGCACAGAAACACGCAGACAAGCGAAGGGCGGggaggcggtgtgtgtgtggggggggtgagtGAGGTGAGGGTGAGGTGGTCGTGACTGAGCGAGAGAGTGTGAGGGGCAAAGAAGGAACGCACTGTACATGAACAAGAAAAATatgcacgcagagagagagagagatccGACTCTGGTGTGGCGTTATCGCGCTACGGACTTAGACATCTGTATGAACACAAGGCGGCCGGCTAGTTCGGGCAGCGTCAAGTTCTCCGACACCGCCTTGGAagaccgcggcggccgcggcgctgtcATGGCACCACCATAGCGGTTAAGGTGCAGCTGAACGCTGTGCTTGGTGGAGATGGTGCTCAGGTGCATGTTGCCAGTGGCGGCGATGGGTTCGTTCGAGGAGCCGTGGCTGAAGATGGACACCGCCTCGTCATCTACGGAGTCTGGGCCCATGCGATGCCACTGCTCCGCGTCCCCCACACTGCTCCTTCCCTTCTCGCCTGATGCGTCCGCAATGCCGACGTCAGGGCCGTCCTGCTGAGTCGCCACCGAGTGCTCTGCCGCAATGCTCTGAAGCGTTTTCTGCCGCATGTCCTGCTCACTAGCGCTTCGCGGAGGTGCGGGGTGTGCGCAATAGTACGCCGCAGCCTCCTTCGCCATCTGCGCATCCAGTTTATGGGGGCCGTGGTGAGTGCTGTAGCTGCCCATCCACGGAGGCACCGTGCCCTCAAGTACCGGTCTCGATGGGACGATGCGGTCGCGATCCACACCGGCGCAGTAAACGGCACCGTTGCGTCCCACCGTAGGCAGCTTGCCGTCGCGTCCGCTCTGGTGCGGCATGGCACCGCCAATCATGCCGCTGCCATACATTGCCTCCTGGTACTTGCGCGGCTCAGCGAGGCGGCAAAGGCAGGCGTGTCGCGAGCGACGCGAGGCGACCTCGGCGGCAGTGAGGGAGCGACGACGCGTCTTGGTCGCtaggcgccgcagcgctcgcTCGTCTttgaggcggcgctgctcgagcgCCTCGGCCTCTTCGGCGCGTACGCGCGCAACCTCGTCGGCCTGCGCCCGCTCGTACGCGCGGAAGGCTGcctcgcgctggcgctgagCCTCCTGCTCTGCTGACCAGCTGCGTCTGTGCACGATActccgcacacgcgccgcatTTTCCCGATCgatggcggaggcgaagTTGCTGTACTGGTTGGCGGTGTAGAACTCCACCCGCGGACCACCGTACCCCATGTCGACGATGACAAGacgtgtgagagagaggaagacgccTCGGGTGTGCGTCTGTGGACGAGTGCAGAGAGTGGCAGAAAGGGGGAAGTGAAAAGCGGCGGCACTTCTGCACAGGACGAGAagaggcgagggggggggagggggtcggtGCAGATGAGATCCATgagcgaaggagagggaagcaagcaagggagagagagagcggcaccGTAGCCGCCTCCGTCTATCAGTACACGGCGGGCCATGCTACTCGCACacgtcgccgcctccccttTAAGGCGTCCCTTACAGTTTTCAGTACCTTTGCacatatgtatgtatatagttgtgtgtgtgtgtgtcggtctACGGCGATGCTGCACGCTCACCTGGAAGGCGGAGAGGCCGCGGGCACAACATAGAACGAATCCAACGCCCGCCTTAGCTGAGGTGACGCGCGAGGTTGGCCCAGCCCAATCACCTCCGTCGCTGTCACCCCGTGGAGCCACTTGTTCGTCGTGGTGCAGAAGTAGCCGTAGTCATCGTCGATGAAGACGCCGTCAAAGCACACCCACGTgtccgacgccgccgccgccgtggcagtGCGCGCATcacctgccgccgcggcgagcgcTTCTGGCCAACTATATGGGACGGGGTACCCCTCTTGAAGCATCGCCGCCCGTCTCTGCACAACCTGCGCGACATCGAGGGGGCCTGCAGAAGgggatgacgacgacgacgacttcGTCACCCCACCGGTGCCGCCAAAAAGGTGTTTCTCGATCTTCAAGCGAATATCCCACCACAACGGGATCACCAAGACGTAgtccaccaccgctgctgctgttccgGTGCTCGTCGTTGCGCTGCGCATGTCGCGCACGAGCTTCTGAAAGAGCAGCTCGCATAGATCTTCGTCGTATGGCACGTCCAGCGTGAGAAGCAGCGGCTTGCCATCAGGATTGATTACCGCGTCCCTGTAGATGCGCTGCGGatcggcagcgacggcgctgcctaTGCTGCCAAAGTACTGATCCGTGTCGTAGAAGGCAGAGCAGAAGTAATTTGGCACCTCCGCGGCCACGGCGCCATCGCTGTCGGATGCGGGACCCTTGAACGTGCCGGGCTGCGGCATCTTCATGTATGCGTTGATGGGCGACGCACAGAGGTCCATGACGTGGTAGCCTGCCGCGTGCAGATGCTGCTTCAGTCGCGTgtcggcgcagagctgcaggCTTCCTGTCGCGAGACCACTTTCGTAGCGGAGgatgacggtggcggcacgcAGCTGGAAGCGGAGCTGACGCGCGTCTGCAGAGAATACGCCTTTGTCGTAGCGCGCCTGCTCGGATGCCTCGGAGAAGAAGTCGTAGCACATCTGCAGTTTCTCCATTGCCGCCCATGGCAGCGATACCGGCGGGCAGTCGCGGCACCGCTCTCGACGCCAGTGACGCGGCCACTGCACCGACACCTCCGCGATGGGGCcggcgatgcgctgctgctgaggggTGCGCTGCGGGTCATCGGCTTCGAGGCGGCGAATACGGGGCTTCAGTGCCTGGGTCGGCGTGACACCTTGCATGTCAGCCTCGATggcctcggcagcggcgacgcaaCGCTTGGCAAGGGAGAAATTCTTCaccagctgcaccagcgcggCTACGGCAGCCGAGTCGTATGTGCCGTTGGACTTGATGGACAAGTCCCGCACCAACTGTTCATCGTAGGTGCGCAGCTCTTGCTTGCCTTTGATGGCGCTGCAACcggtcgccgcagcggaagacgcgtgcgcacctccCGCGTTGGCCATGGCATGCCGCAGCTGGTCTGCCGAAGGGAAGAAGCGGATCTCGGCCTCGCGGAGGTGCGCCGCAGAGGTTGTGCCCTGACTTGGGCCGTTATGCGGTTCATCCCGGGCCGGTAGATGCACGCGCGCTACTTGGGAGAGGATCCACTTGCCGAGCGCCTCCTGGGCGTGGCGCCACAGCTTGCGTGGCTCTCTCCACTGCACCACTCGGCTTGCGGCCACGGCCTCCAGTGCCTGCAGAAACTCGCGGCGTATCTTGGTCCACTGCTGGATGATCAGAACTTCGCGGTGAAACGCCAGGGCGGGGTGGTGAGCATCTGCCGCGtcaccgttgctgctgcgcttcatTACGAGTCGCACGAATTAAGGCGGTGGGAGaacctctctctctgcagatatacacgtgtgtgtgtgtgtgtgtgtgtgtgtgtgtgtgtgtgtgtgtgcgtttgaGGCCTCGGACGGGGCAGTTGCTCAGAGGTGGGgtgagcaggaggagcgagaAGAGGGTCAGAGAAGGGCAGGGCGGTTCGCATGGCGGGTGCCATCACTGGCCGAGACGTCACATACCCATGTATACACATCGGGGAGATTtagggggggagggagggaaggcgggCGTACTTGCGCAGACCCTTCCTACCCCCACCAAAACCTCGTCGCACTACGCCTGTCGGCAGCACCTGTGGCTTGACGTGTGTCGGCGGTGTTGTGTGACACAGGGCGCGCATGGACCTGCTTTGTGCTGCCTCCcttgtctccctctctcgaaGTGTCGCCGTGCCTCTGCAAGTTAGCCCATCGCACAACAGGGGGACAGAGACGCCGATACGACGCCGTAAAGGCACCGCAGTTAACCACGGGTAGCCTGTGCAGCGGCATGCAGGACGTCCCAGAGGTTTGTAAATATCGAGCCGACGCTGTCGGCGATTACGTTCTGCAGGTACTGCGTTGCCTGGGCGTTGGTCAGGTCAAGCCGCAGCTTTTCCTGTACCTTCAGCAGGTTCACGCGAGGGTCGCCACCCTCCGCAGTTACTTGCGGCATACCCTCAGTGTGGGCGCCGAGCAGCAGTAtgtgaagcagcagcgaggcgtGCTTGCGTAGCGTGTTGtaggcgctgcagcagtacAGCTTGAACTCGGTGAAGCCGGTGCTCTGCGGCCCACCAAGCACCTCCACCATCTCACGGTTGATCTTCATGGGCGGCGGGAAGGGCTTCGGGTCGTTGCCCAGCACGTAGCCGAAGTCGATGTGCAGCAACCGGCCGTCTTGCGTGATGAGGATGTTCTCCAAGTGGCGGTCGCCGATGCCCAGGACAAAGGTGATGACGCAGTAGCCAGCGAAGCTGCGGGTGTAGCGGTCCatcgcctgccgcagcagctccgccgtgcTGTTGTACACGCGCAGGTACTTCAGAACGTCGCGCTGCACGCTGAAAAACGTCGTCACCTGCGGCACAATCTCGACAAGGCCCTCGTTCGGACCGGTGGCAATCACGCGATACGGTGTCAAGTAGAGTTGCAGGCCATCTCGCTGTAGGAGGTCGTCCATAAGCCGGATAAGCTGCACAATGAGCTGGTCCTGCCGGATGTCGTCGTTGTACTTGTACATCATGGCCAGCGGCACTGCGTCGCCTTCCCCGGGCCCGAGAAAGCCCCCTGcctgctcctctgccgcaacggctgcgctggcaccgccaccactgctgtTCACCCCTTGCAGTCCACCACTGCGCTGCTGGGACGGTGCGGGTTGCATCGCGAGCGGGGTCAACACGCAGGGAGACGGCGAAGCACCGTAGAGCggctcgcctcctcgcccaccGCCCCACGCGAGACCCGCTGGCCGCAGGGCCGTGAAGGTCAGCCGCATCGGTAGGTTGGCGCTCTTGAAGATGTACAACGAGTCGGGAAGGATCCCCGTGATGGGGATGCCGGGGTGCGTCGCGAGCGTCGTCACGCCGTAGCGGTCCAGCACATCAACGGCTGAGGTGTGGCGGttgcggcactgctgctgggcTCCGCTCTGAAACGGAGGAGACCGGGGCGCACTTCCTTGCGACTGTGGTGACGGGGGCGGAAAACGCAAACGCCGCACTTCGTCATCGGCAGCGCTGTCCACGTCGGTTGCCTCGACAGCGCTGCCCCCGTCGCCTCCGTTCGCGTcggcctcctcgctgccgtcgccgatgcGGGCAGAGCTCATCGAGTGCTCTTCCCGCACACCCGCCGAAGAGTGCGTCAtcaggctgctgctgaagctccCATTCACGTTTCTCCTGGATGGCGTGCCGTAGTGcacagaggagaagaggacgCGCAGGCCGCACGCCTGCTTTGCGATCAGCTTGTTGCCCAGCGCCGTCTTCCCCAGGCGATCTAGTGAGCTCTGTTGCAGCTGGCGgctgagcagctgcagcacccgaTGCAtcgcgtgctgctggcgaagACGTGTTGCGAAGTGCGGGCACTGCTGTGTCAACCGCTCCGACAAGCGACGCAGCAGTGGCTCGAAGAGGGTCGTGCCGCCGTGCCTGTCATCGCTCGCCTTTCCCGCAGCACTCGAGGTGCGACgcttctccagcgccacctccaccgagAGCAGGGTGTAGAGGGTGCTGCACAGCTCCCAGCACCCCACGGCGCGTTCCACCAAGAAGTTggccagctccgcctccgccgagTCGTACCGCACTGCCTGCACAAGCTGGAAGGCGAGTTGACACAGTCGCCCATCGCCTTCtctgcgcagcaggcgcacgGCGTACTGACGCACCGGCGCCACATGGTCAAAGTAGAAACTGAGGCACGCCAGCACATCCTCGAAGGCCGGCCTCGCCCACTGATGGATGAGGGCacaggcggcgcgccgctcgcTGGAGTGGGTGTTCGCCCAGTCGACGCACCGCATGAAAGGCAGGAAGTATTTGCCGTCGCGGCATATGAAGTGACGGTACTTCCACAGTAGACGCGTCTCTTCCAGCCGCCCACCGCCGACCCCTccggcaccggcacccgTCACCACGGTACCGGTGACGTTGTCTAGTTGAATGGGCGGACGCCGCAGGAGGCTCGCGAGCTGGTGGCGCTCCTTCGGACCGGGAGGGGCACTGCTGTCCGACAGAAAATACTGTGTCTTGGACGTGATGGCCGCCTTTGCCTCGCAGAGGTTGTGCTCCTTGAAGAAGATGTACTGATCAGGAAACGGACGCTGAGTGAAGTCGCGGGCGTcgtctgcagcgtcgccgcgctgtAGCAGGCTTTGCATGCCGTCCGACACGCGCGCCACGCCAGGCTCGAAgaagacggcggtggtggccgctgGAAGGTACAGCGTCAAAACCGCTGTTGGTGCGCCGCAGAGGTCTTTGGCCGACTGTAAGCTTCCGTCGCGGAGAGCGGCGTTGCCATGCCGTGCCTGCTCAGCCTCCAGTTGCTGTATGGACAGCGTATCCAGCCATGGGATGGGTGGCATCATGCCGCGGTGAAAGTCAGCTAGGAGCTCCGCGGCACGCGTTGAGGTGCTCCACGACTGCTCATCGCTCGGCGCGTCGCCGTGCGTGCtcagcgccagctgccgtTGGCCAACGCACAACTCTCCTGCCACGGAGTAGACATGAAAGGCGGCCTCCGCGACGTGCGTGTCCCTGTGCCAGAGGTGCAGCTTGCAGCTTGCATCGAGCGGCACATCACACAGCTCTAGCGGAAAGACAAGCCACTCATCGGCAAACGTGTAGAACACCTCCATCTCcgcatgtgtgtctgtgtcgccGTCGACAGGGGATGAGGACGACAGCGGGGCCGCGGCAGACGCGTACACGGCTGCCGACTCAACGACAGGGCTCAGCGGCTCATCCATGTAGACGAGTTGGCCGGTTATCTGGACAGGATAGTGAGGAAGCAGGTGAGTCACCTCGCTTACCGAGCCTGTGCGAGGCAGAGACGGCGACAGCAACGAGCTCCTCAGCCGCAACGAGCACAAGCGCAGTCGATAGAGGTACTCTGCCGCTGCGTAGTCCTGCGACGTACGAAACGGCGCATCGTAGCGCACCCACTGCAGATCATCGCCTACGCGAGGCTGCCGCAGGACGCTCGCAATCAACGTCACACTCGTCGACGTCATGGGAGACGTGCCTAGAGGTGATGAacaagagaggagagcgaggtgaGCGGGCACGACGCAACACTGAGAACGTGTCCGCAGAAAACCGAGAGATGCCCAGGCAGGCACCTCAccgaagagggaggcgacAAGCGGGGCacaccgccgacggcgacgaggggagcgagagaggggcgaAAGGGCGTATCGTGAGGGATGTCAAACAAcatacgcgtgcgtgcgcatgtgcacagGAGAGGGGTAGCTGCGAGGCTGTCGGGCAATCATGacggtgcgcgcggcggcaacgaGGACGGGGTCGTCCAGTGCGGAGAGTGCGGACTTTCAAGAACTTAGACGTGCGTGCGACCGGGTATGCGGGGGTaggggcggcgctggaagACGCCACAAACCACAGacagagcgggagagagaggcaggaaGAGTtagagggaggcggagggtgCATGGAAGACATGTgatatacacacacgcacacacgcacgaaggagaaggcagcTAGCGGTGCAAACGTGTGCCGCACGATGCGGTAGAGGTCCTCCCATATCGCTCTGACACTCCGTGTACACCATGGAGACAGCGAACAGCATCAGAAGCGGACACGCCTGAGCACCTCTGTTCCTTGCTTCTTACGGAAGCAGCGGCATGGCAGTCATCTACATCCGTGTGGTTCACGTCAGGGAGCGAGAGGTCGAatagagaggggggggggtgcgcgcAGTGTGCATAAACCCATATACACTCCACAGTAGAGCCGACAATGTGCAGCACAAGCAACGAGCAGGTATCACGGGCACCAACTGTAGCCGGGCTTCACAGACGTCGTATACAACAGCACGTGAGCTCACCCCTCCTTTCCTCTCCAAGCCAACTCAGTAGCCGGCCTCCTGCACGAGCGACTTGTACGTGGCGGCTACCGCACCCCGCTGACTCCGCGCCGGCTGCAtggcgccgcgctgcgcgtcTTTATTTGCCGACTCCCCCGCGCTGGCGGCTCGAGTGGCAGGGGGGTCAATCTTCAGCATGTTGTACAGCTCGTCGCGCGCAGtccgcgtgcgcgcagcgtcgctgccgtcccACTGCACCAGCATGAGGTGCGCCATTGCGCACCTGCACCCCTCCCGTGGGAGGCCTTCTGGGGCGACCGCGCCGGAGGTtaacaccagcagcgacgcgtaGAGGTCTGTGGCCACCTTGGCCCGTACCTTGGGGTAGCGACTGGCAATCATCGTCAGCGCAAGCGTCCACGCACCGCGCCGCACCTCGATGTCAGGGCTTCGGCACATGTTCGTCAAGAGTGGCAccatcgccagcagcacgaTGATGTTCAGCGCAAAGTGCTTCAGTTCTTTGCGCAGCATCTCCAGCActgcgcggtgctgctcgacagCAAAGACGCTCTCGTTGATGAGCAGGTCCAGGACGCGGCTGGCCGGCTTCAGCATGCGCTCTTCATGCTCGTGCGCCACAAGGACGTCCATGAGACACGCAgacaggcgctgcggcaagGCAGCCGAGGCTTCAGCACTCGTCGCGTGGTCACCATGGAAAGCgctgagcagcgccgccgcagccggccTGCGCACGTGCTCGGAGAGGTCACCCGCAGCCACGACGAGGCCTTCCATCGCGGCGTTGGCGAGGCTTACAGGACAGTGTATCAGCACGAACGGGCCAATGCAGCTGATCACCTGCTGCGTATTGTTCCAGGCGAGTGGttcgccgcgctcgccgccAGTGTCCCTGTCTTCTCCGTTAGGATGGGCCACCAAGCGCCGAAGGTGTGTCCGGAACAGCGCCACCTCGGTCTTGATACTGAGCTCGTCGTTACTCAGACCCACATCCTTGTCCGCCCCGTCGGCCCAGAACGCCTTGTCACATGgctcgtccagcagcacccgcgCCAGCACACCTCCGGCCACGGCCCGTACACGGTCGAGCTTCTCCAAGACACATCGCACCACGCCTTGCAGCACACGCGTCTgggtggccgccgtgcagaGCGggactgccgcagcggctgtgaggcCGTACGTCAGCAGAGAGGGAAGCTCCTCAAGCACGGCCAGCCGCACAAACGACCCGACGTCGCCGCGCTTGTCCGTCGCGTAGTcttgcagcgcctgcagcactgTTCCTTCCATCACGGCGGTGTACCACGCCGGCGTCACAGGTGGCGCGCCGGGGTCGATGCGTACAAGCACCTGtgcgagcgcgcgcaccgcgtTGCGGCGGACATGAGCGTCCGCCAGCTCCGGGTTCTGCAGGTCCTCGGCACTCAACAGCGAGgcacgctgcagcacggGGAGAAACGCTTCGAACGCGAGAGGGGTTGATGCGCCACTGGTGGCGCCGTCCGCACTTGTCGTAGCCCCTGGTGCCCACGGTGCATTCAGCAGCGTCGCAGGCAGCCCacctgccgcggcgaggAAGCCGCGCCGACTCAGGACACGCTGCGTCGGCAAGCAGCCTTCGTACATCTCCGTCAACACCTTGCCGTGAAAGAATGGGAGAAACTTCACGAAATacgtctgcgccaccgcgcagaAGGtgtccgcag
It contains:
- a CDS encoding putative phosphatidylinositol 3-kinase, with the translated sequence MTSTSVTLIASVLRQPRVGDDLQWVRYDAPFRTSQDYAAAEYLYRLRLCSLRLRSSLLSPSLPRTGSVSEVTHLLPHYPVQITGQLVYMDEPLSPVVESAAVYASAAAPLSSSSPVDGDTDTHAEMEVFYTFADEWLVFPLELCDVPLDASCKLHLWHRDTHVAEAAFHVYSVAGELCVGQRQLALSTHGDAPSDEQSWSTSTRAAELLADFHRGMMPPIPWLDTLSIQQLEAEQARHGNAALRDGSLQSAKDLCGAPTAVLTLYLPAATTAVFFEPGVARVSDGMQSLLQRGDAADDARDFTQRPFPDQYIFFKEHNLCEAKAAITSKTQYFLSDSSAPPGPKERHQLASLLRRPPIQLDNVTGTVVTGAGAGGVGGGRLEETRLLWKYRHFICRDGKYFLPFMRCVDWANTHSSERRAACALIHQWARPAFEDVLACLSFYFDHVAPVRQYAVRLLRREGDGRLCQLAFQLVQAVRYDSAEAELANFLVERAVGCWELCSTLYTLLSVEVALEKRRTSSAAGKASDDRHGGTTLFEPLLRRLSERLTQQCPHFATRLRQQHAMHRVLQLLSRQLQQSSLDRLGKTALGNKLIAKQACGLRVLFSSVHYGTPSRRNVNGSFSSSLMTHSSAGVREEHSMSSARIGDGSEEADANGGDGGSAVEATDVDSAADDEVRRLRFPPPSPQSQGSAPRSPPFQSGAQQQCRNRHTSAVDVLDRYGVTTLATHPGIPITGILPDSLYIFKSANLPMRLTFTALRPAGLAWGGGRGGEPLYGASPSPCVLTPLAMQPAPSQQRSGGLQGVNSSGGGASAAVAAEEQAGGFLGPGEGDAVPLAMMYKYNDDIRQDQLIVQLIRLMDDLLQRDGLQLYLTPYRVIATGPNEGLVEIVPQVTTFFSVQRDVLKYLRVYNSTAELLRQAMDRYTRSFAGYCVITFVLGIGDRHLENILITQDGRLLHIDFGYVLGNDPKPFPPPMKINREMVEVLGGPQSTGFTEFKLYCCSAYNTLRKHASLLLHILLLGAHTEGMPQVTAEGGDPRVNLLKVQEKLRLDLTNAQATQYLQNVIADSVGSIFTNLWDVLHAAAQATRG